In Esox lucius isolate fEsoLuc1 chromosome 6, fEsoLuc1.pri, whole genome shotgun sequence, the following proteins share a genomic window:
- the foxg1d gene encoding forkhead box protein G1, which produces MGDQKEPPMVHRSTSFSIKSLLLPSKCDKQDSLIPENSTASSGSDSEKSLDPDMESAHLDPEKPKEEDESTERSTEPSKNGKYDKPPFSYNALIMMAIRQSPEKRLTLNGIYEFIMKNFPYYREHKQGWQNSIRHNLSLNKCFVKVPRHYDDPGKGNYWMLDPSSDDVFIGGTTGKLRRRSATSRGKLAMKRGLRFAPLGLGINDRANNPLYWQISPFLSLHHPHYNGSSAGFLNQGHAYGSLLPGVDQLSNGDLTRHLGGSVGALGLSSSYGVSSSGLLSGQSGYFVSGSQHPPPHLQQSAQGYGVPTSSPQTLLSDSLRTSLPSFSPGVSSGFSGVLSHQKRVTPNAFLN; this is translated from the coding sequence ATGGGAGATCAGAAAGAGCCGCCGATGGTGCACCGATCTACTTCATTTAGTATCAAGAGTCTGCTGCTTCCCTCAAAATGTGACAAACAGGACTCGTTGATCCCAGAAAATAGTACTGCTTCTTCGGGGTCTGATTCAGAGAAATCCCTGGATCCTGATATGGAATCTGCACATTTGGACCCGGAGAAACCgaaggaggaggacgagagTACGGAACGGTCGACAGAGCCAAGCAAAAACGGAAAATATGATAAACCGCCATTTAGCTACAACGCCTTGATTATGATGGCTATCAGACAGAGTCCTGAAAAGAGACTGACTCTGAACGGTATTTATGAGTTTATTATGAAGAACTTTCCGTATTATCGGGAGCACAAACAAGGCTGGCAAAACTCTATCCGACACAACCTGAGtctcaataaatgttttgtgaaagtGCCAAGGCATTACGACGACCCCGGCAAAGGGAACTACTGGATGTTGGATCCTTCGAGTGATGATGTATTTATTGGTGGAACTACAGGAAAACTTCGGAGACGCTCTGCCACCTCCAGAGGCAAGCTGGCGATGAAACGAGGACTGCGCTTTGCGCCTCTGGGTTTGGGAATTAATGACAGGGCGAACAACCCGCTATATTGGCAAATCTCACCGTTTTTATCATTGCACCACCCGCATTACAATGGATCATCCGCAGGATTTCTGAACCAAGGGCACGCGTATGGGTCCCTACTGCCCGGGGTGGACCAGTTGAGTAATGGGGACCTTACGCGCCATCTAGGTGGATCTGTCGGTGCTTTAGGCTTGTCAAGCAGTTACGGTGTAAGCTCGTCTGGGCTATTATCGGGACAGAGTGGCTACTTCGTCTCAGGGAGCCAGCACCCGCCGCCGCATCTCCAGCAGAGCGCGCAGGGTTACGGTGTGCCCACGAGCTCACCACAGACGCTCCTCTCAGACTCACTCAGAACGTCCCTACCGTCTTTTTCACCCGGAGTTTCTAGCGGGTTTTCAGGAGTGTTGTCCCATCAAAAGAGGGTCACACCGAATGCTTTCTTAAACTGA